A window from Bos indicus isolate NIAB-ARS_2022 breed Sahiwal x Tharparkar chromosome 1, NIAB-ARS_B.indTharparkar_mat_pri_1.0, whole genome shotgun sequence encodes these proteins:
- the RFC4 gene encoding replication factor C subunit 4 yields MQAFLKGASISTKPPPTKDRGVTATARSSGENKKAKPVPWVEKYRPKCVDEVAFQEEVVAVLKKSLEGADLPNLLFYGPPGTGKTSTILAAARELFGPELFRLRVLELNASDERGIQVVREKVKNFAQLTVSGSRSDGKPCPPFKIVILDEADSMTSAAQAALRRTMEKESKTTRFCLICNYVSRIIEPLTSRCSKFRFKPLSDKIQQQRLLDIADKEHVKISNEGIAYLVQVSEGDLRKAITFLQSATRLTGGKEVTEKVITDIAGVVPAKTIDGVFAACQSGSFDKLEAVVKDLINEGHAATQLVNQLHDVVVENDNLSDKQKSIITEKLAEVDKCLADGADEHLQLISLCATVMQQLTQNC; encoded by the exons ATGCAGGCGTTTCTAAAAGGCGCATCTATCAGCACTAAACCACCGCCGACTAAGGATCGAGGAGTAACTGCCACTGCCAGAAGTAGTGGAGAGAACAAGAAAGCCAAACCTGTTCCGTGGGTGGAAAAATA TCGACCAAAATGTGTGGATGAAGTTGCTTTCCAGGAAGAAGTGGTTGCAGTCCTTAAAAAGTCTTTAGAAGGAGCTGAT CTCCCTAATCTCTTGTTTTACGGGCCACCTGGAACTGGAAAAACATCAACTATTTTGGCAGCAGCTAGGGAACTCTTCGG gCCTGAACTTTTTCGATTAAGAGTTCTTGAGTTAAATGCATCTGATGAACGTGGAATACAAGTAGTTAGAGAGAAAGTTAAGAATTTTGCCCAATTAACTGTGTCAGGAAGCCGTTCAGA TGGAAAGCCATGTCctccttttaaaattgtgattctGGATGAAGCAGATTCTATGACCTCAGCTGCTCAGGCAGCTTTAAGACGTACCATGGAGAAAGAGTCTAAAACCACCCGATTCTGTCTCATCTGTAACTATGTCAGCCG AATAATTGAACCTCTGACCTCTAGATGTTCTAAATTCCGCTTCAAACCTCTGTCAGATAAAATTCAGCAGCAGCGGTTACTAGACATTGCTGATAAAGAACATGTCAAAATTAGCAATGAG gGAATAGCTTATCTTGTTCAAGTGTCAGAAGGAGACTTAAGAAAAGCCATTACATTTCTTCAAAGTGCTACTCGACTAACTGGTGGAAAGGAAGTCACAGAAAAAGTGATCACAGATATTGCTGGG GTAGTACCAGCTAAGACAATTGATGGAGTATTTGCTGCCTGTCAGAGTGGCTCTTTCGACAAACTAGAAGCTGTGGTCAAG GACTTAATAAATGAGGGTCATGCAGCAACTCAACTTGTAAATCAACTCCATGATGTGGTGGTAGAAAATGATAACCTTTCTGATAAACAGAAGTCTATTATTACAGAAAAACTTGCT GAAGTTGATAAATGCTTAGCAGACGGTGCTGATGAACATCTGCAGCTGATCAGCCTCTGTGCTACTGTGATGCAGCAGTTAACTCAGAATTGCTAA
- the EIF4A2 gene encoding eukaryotic initiation factor 4A-II isoform X1: MSGGSADYNSREHGGPEGMDPDGVIESNWNEIVDNFDDMNLKESLLRGIYAYGFEKPSAIQQRAIIPCIKGYDVIAQAQSGTGKTATFAISILQQLEIEFKETQALVLAPTRELAQQIQKVILALGDYMGATCHACIGGTNVRNEMQKLQAEAPHIVVGTPGRVFDMLNRRYLSPKWIKMFVLDEADEMLSRGFKDQIYEIFQKLNTSIQVVLLSATMPTDVLEVTKKFMRDPIRILVKKEELTLEGIKQFYINVEREEWKLDTLCDLYETLTITQAVIFLNTRRKVDWLTEKMHARDFTVSALHGDMDQKERDVIMREFRSGSSRVLITTDLLARGIDVQQVSLVINYDLPTNRENYIHRIGRGGRFGRKGVAINFVTEEDKRILRDIETFYNTTVEEMPMNVADLI; encoded by the exons ATGTCTGGTGGCTCCGCGGATTATAACAG CAGAGAACATGGCGGCCCAGAGGGAATGGACCCCGATGGTGTCATCGAG aGCAACTGGAATGAGATTGTTGATAACTTTGATGATATGAACTTAAAGGAGTCTCTTCTTCGGGGCATCTATGCTTATGGTTTTGAGAAGCCATCAGCTATTCAGCAGAGAGCTATTATTCCATGTATTAAAG GGTATGATGTGATTGCTCAAGCTCAGTCAGGTACTGGCAAGACAGCCACATTTGCTATTTCCATCCTGCAACAGTTGGAGATTGAGTTCAAGGAGACCCAAGCACTAGTATTGGCCCCCACCAGAGAACTGGCTCAACAG ATCCAAAAGGTAATTCTGGCACTTGGAGATTATATGGGAGCAACTTGTCATGCCTGCATTGGTGGAACAAATGTtcgaaatgaaatgcaaaaactgCAGGCTGAAGCACCACATATTGTTGTTGGAACACCAGGGAGAGTGTTTGATATGTTAAACAGAAGATATCTCT CTCCAAAATGGATCAAAATGTTCGTTTTGGATGAAGCAGATGAAATGCTGAGCCGAGGGTTTAAGGATCaaatctatgagattttccaaaaattaaatacTAGTATTCAG GTggtgttgctttctgccacaatGCCAACGGATGTGTTGGAAGTGACCAAAAAATTCATGAGAGATCCAATTCGAATTTTGGTGAAAAAGGAAGAATTGACCCTTGAAGGAATCAAACAGTTTTATATTAATGTTGAAAGAGAG GAATGGAAGTTGGATACACTCTGTGACTTGTACGAGACACTGACAATTACACAGGCTGTTATTTTTCTCAATACAAGGCGCAAGGTGGACTGGCTCACAGAGAAAATGCATGCCAGGGACTTCACAGTTTCTGCCCTG CATGGTGACAtggaccagaaagaaagagaTGTTATCATGAGGGAATTTCGATCAGGGTCAAGCCGTGTTCTGATCACTACTGACCTGTTG GCTCGTGGAATTGATGTGCAACAAGTGTCATTGGTTATAAACTATGATCTACCTACCAATCGTGAAAATTATATTCACAG AATTGGCAGAGGGGGTCGATTTGGGAGGAAAGGTGTGGCTATAAACTTTGTTACTGAAGAAGACAAGAGGATTCTTCGTGACATTGAGACTTTCTACAATACTACAGTGGAGGAAATGCCAATGAATGTGGCCGACCTTATTTAA
- the EIF4A2 gene encoding eukaryotic initiation factor 4A-II isoform X2, producing the protein MSGGSADYNREHGGPEGMDPDGVIESNWNEIVDNFDDMNLKESLLRGIYAYGFEKPSAIQQRAIIPCIKGYDVIAQAQSGTGKTATFAISILQQLEIEFKETQALVLAPTRELAQQIQKVILALGDYMGATCHACIGGTNVRNEMQKLQAEAPHIVVGTPGRVFDMLNRRYLSPKWIKMFVLDEADEMLSRGFKDQIYEIFQKLNTSIQVVLLSATMPTDVLEVTKKFMRDPIRILVKKEELTLEGIKQFYINVEREEWKLDTLCDLYETLTITQAVIFLNTRRKVDWLTEKMHARDFTVSALHGDMDQKERDVIMREFRSGSSRVLITTDLLARGIDVQQVSLVINYDLPTNRENYIHRIGRGGRFGRKGVAINFVTEEDKRILRDIETFYNTTVEEMPMNVADLI; encoded by the exons ATGTCTGGTGGCTCCGCGGATTATAACAG AGAACATGGCGGCCCAGAGGGAATGGACCCCGATGGTGTCATCGAG aGCAACTGGAATGAGATTGTTGATAACTTTGATGATATGAACTTAAAGGAGTCTCTTCTTCGGGGCATCTATGCTTATGGTTTTGAGAAGCCATCAGCTATTCAGCAGAGAGCTATTATTCCATGTATTAAAG GGTATGATGTGATTGCTCAAGCTCAGTCAGGTACTGGCAAGACAGCCACATTTGCTATTTCCATCCTGCAACAGTTGGAGATTGAGTTCAAGGAGACCCAAGCACTAGTATTGGCCCCCACCAGAGAACTGGCTCAACAG ATCCAAAAGGTAATTCTGGCACTTGGAGATTATATGGGAGCAACTTGTCATGCCTGCATTGGTGGAACAAATGTtcgaaatgaaatgcaaaaactgCAGGCTGAAGCACCACATATTGTTGTTGGAACACCAGGGAGAGTGTTTGATATGTTAAACAGAAGATATCTCT CTCCAAAATGGATCAAAATGTTCGTTTTGGATGAAGCAGATGAAATGCTGAGCCGAGGGTTTAAGGATCaaatctatgagattttccaaaaattaaatacTAGTATTCAG GTggtgttgctttctgccacaatGCCAACGGATGTGTTGGAAGTGACCAAAAAATTCATGAGAGATCCAATTCGAATTTTGGTGAAAAAGGAAGAATTGACCCTTGAAGGAATCAAACAGTTTTATATTAATGTTGAAAGAGAG GAATGGAAGTTGGATACACTCTGTGACTTGTACGAGACACTGACAATTACACAGGCTGTTATTTTTCTCAATACAAGGCGCAAGGTGGACTGGCTCACAGAGAAAATGCATGCCAGGGACTTCACAGTTTCTGCCCTG CATGGTGACAtggaccagaaagaaagagaTGTTATCATGAGGGAATTTCGATCAGGGTCAAGCCGTGTTCTGATCACTACTGACCTGTTG GCTCGTGGAATTGATGTGCAACAAGTGTCATTGGTTATAAACTATGATCTACCTACCAATCGTGAAAATTATATTCACAG AATTGGCAGAGGGGGTCGATTTGGGAGGAAAGGTGTGGCTATAAACTTTGTTACTGAAGAAGACAAGAGGATTCTTCGTGACATTGAGACTTTCTACAATACTACAGTGGAGGAAATGCCAATGAATGTGGCCGACCTTATTTAA